The following proteins come from a genomic window of Pirellulaceae bacterium:
- a CDS encoding O-antigen ligase family protein encodes MSLTAIVWLLLFVLFTGLAFRRPVWGVVLYMLTFFAAPAFWWWGKTGMLAGPRWTLLASLLLLVVVILHFGKEQLPPCRASRLVTLIVLAFVLNATFVHYLLAPSLAISNWAYTLLLKFVLLFFVMRSAIKNRSDFGIVLVAILLGCSYVGYEATINSRGAMAAGRLEGMGVPGAKDANYLASLCVTTLPLVGSLFFIGRIKTKIMSVICMPFIVNLILLCNSRSSFLSLIVAAPTFVIFSTGRMKRLAIYALCLGGLCFFMLLGDSTIITRFKTTFASAEDRDGSASGRIEYWKAGIRIIKDYPLGNGGDAFQKIFGPRYLGIDSEKSVHNGYINDACEWGLQGLALKLMMIGIPFFTLCRKMWANTDSDKFQFCGVALIASCTALSINTVFGEFLSSEWTYWWVALACAFLKIEGSTDLTRFEEGEEEIRVRATDFESVPTL; translated from the coding sequence ATGAGTCTTACCGCAATCGTCTGGTTGTTGTTGTTCGTGCTATTCACGGGACTTGCGTTTCGGCGTCCTGTTTGGGGTGTCGTGCTCTATATGCTGACCTTCTTCGCCGCTCCAGCTTTTTGGTGGTGGGGGAAAACGGGGATGCTGGCAGGACCGCGTTGGACCTTGCTGGCAAGCTTACTTTTGTTGGTTGTAGTTATTCTGCATTTTGGTAAGGAACAATTGCCCCCCTGCCGGGCTTCTAGGCTGGTTACCCTGATTGTTCTTGCCTTTGTCCTGAATGCAACCTTTGTACACTATCTGTTGGCGCCGAGTCTTGCCATAAGTAATTGGGCCTACACGCTCCTGCTGAAGTTTGTGTTGCTCTTTTTTGTGATGCGATCCGCTATCAAGAATCGATCCGATTTTGGAATCGTCTTGGTCGCGATCTTGTTGGGGTGTTCGTATGTCGGGTATGAGGCAACGATTAATTCGCGTGGAGCCATGGCGGCCGGTAGGCTGGAAGGTATGGGAGTGCCGGGGGCAAAGGATGCGAACTATTTGGCATCACTCTGTGTTACAACCTTGCCTTTGGTCGGGTCTTTGTTCTTCATTGGCAGGATCAAAACAAAGATCATGTCTGTTATTTGTATGCCGTTCATTGTTAATTTGATCCTTCTTTGTAATAGCCGGAGCTCCTTCTTGTCGCTGATCGTAGCAGCCCCGACGTTTGTTATCTTTTCGACTGGACGCATGAAACGACTTGCCATTTATGCATTGTGTCTTGGTGGCCTTTGTTTCTTTATGCTGCTTGGTGACTCGACGATTATTACCCGTTTCAAAACAACCTTTGCCAGCGCAGAGGATAGGGATGGTTCCGCTTCGGGAAGGATCGAGTATTGGAAAGCAGGGATTCGGATTATCAAGGATTATCCGCTTGGTAACGGGGGGGATGCATTTCAAAAGATTTTTGGTCCGCGTTACTTGGGAATCGACTCGGAAAAGTCGGTTCATAACGGGTACATCAATGATGCCTGCGAGTGGGGCTTACAGGGGCTCGCGCTGAAATTGATGATGATAGGCATCCCATTTTTTACGCTCTGTCGGAAAATGTGGGCGAATACCGATTCGGACAAGTTTCAGTTTTGTGGTGTTGCGCTTATTGCCAGTTGTACTGCCTTGTCGATTAATACTGTTTTTGGTGAATTTTTATCGTCTGAATGGACCTACTGGTGGGTCGCTCTGGCTTGTGCCTTCTTGAAAATCGAAGGATCCACTGATTTGACACGTTTCGAAGAGGGCGAAGAGGAGATTCGCGTGCGTGCAACCGATTTTGAGTCTGTCCCCACTTTGTAG
- a CDS encoding sulfotransferase codes for MRDFSGGIIRRLVPREMRGEDLQQGVSNLESMGTDEDYEMVCSSPVFLLSAGWRSGSTLLQRLICSDRQRLMWGEPFGDRIPICRLASTISGITKDDPHLKYSIQNMSGDLSQQWIANLNPGISTLRQTHMEFVEGLLGKPAKGLGFNEWGAKWVRLSAHHATYLRWLYPDSIFVFLVRNPLDAYASYKGKDWCAVYPHHQVRNAWSFFAIWAYLANTFLNHQLDSRSVLLKYEDVTAGGQAIEKLEAVIGMKIDSRVLSRRVGASGKTKVSWYERRVCKIVAGDVSRRLGYSV; via the coding sequence ATGAGAGATTTTTCTGGCGGTATTATCCGAAGACTTGTGCCTCGCGAAATGCGGGGTGAGGACCTCCAGCAGGGGGTCTCGAATCTGGAGTCGATGGGAACCGACGAAGATTACGAAATGGTCTGTTCGAGTCCCGTATTTTTGTTGAGTGCTGGATGGCGATCTGGGTCAACTCTTCTACAACGCTTGATCTGTTCTGATCGGCAGCGTTTGATGTGGGGAGAACCGTTCGGTGATCGAATTCCAATCTGTCGATTGGCTTCCACCATTTCAGGCATCACAAAAGATGACCCTCATTTAAAGTATTCAATCCAAAACATGTCGGGCGATTTGTCGCAACAATGGATAGCGAATCTTAATCCCGGGATTTCAACCTTACGACAGACCCATATGGAATTTGTTGAAGGGCTACTTGGAAAACCGGCCAAGGGATTGGGGTTTAACGAGTGGGGGGCGAAATGGGTTCGGCTCAGCGCTCATCATGCAACATATCTGCGCTGGCTCTATCCCGATTCTATCTTTGTCTTCCTCGTGCGTAACCCGCTCGATGCCTATGCGTCTTATAAAGGTAAGGATTGGTGTGCCGTGTATCCGCATCATCAAGTTCGAAATGCCTGGTCTTTTTTCGCAATCTGGGCTTATCTTGCCAATACCTTTCTCAATCATCAATTGGATTCTCGATCGGTGTTGCTTAAGTATGAGGATGTCACTGCCGGCGGTCAGGCGATCGAAAAACTGGAGGCGGTGATTGGGATGAAAATTGATTCACGCGTATTGTCCCGCCGCGTAGGCGCGAGCGGAAAGACCAAGGTTTCCTGGTATGAGCGGCGGGTCTGTAAAATTGTTGCCGGCGATGTGAGTCGTCGGTTGGGATATTCTGTTTGA